The following proteins are encoded in a genomic region of Takifugu rubripes chromosome 21, fTakRub1.2, whole genome shotgun sequence:
- the LOC101077135 gene encoding B-cell linker protein isoform X1 has protein sequence MAMGFFGKLKGSHSGPPAPARRTENNVGWPQGDYGHEDGDTYEAPPCQRAAVKVPQRQLADNVYLERSVAKPAVPQRQAPPPPTSGRFVKSHQQAEDPFNDPNGRKPPAIDRNEKPGKKRLLLPPVQSLPPPPVEEDVYLDPNEEQEEDDVYLEPTEACSPAPHRPMRTTPSPQTHFGAPAAPIRVKPPVPRAKSHSTLPSLNVEKTAEMRRATLAATLPPPPAPSVRPPPPVNMEAKVREERLESSPIPVADTRTAVLPSGVRTTKQSGTEGKEWFAGDCNRKTAEALLLRVKKDGAFLIRHSSAQSSRQPYTLAVLYENKVYNIPIRFLEELRGYALGKEGKTNEEIFCTLDEMISHHQQNRLLLINSQSQAKHTTFLTHPACP, from the exons ATGGCCATG GGATTCTTTGGAAAGCTGAAGGGCTC GCACAGTGGACCTCCAGCACCAGCCAGAAGGACAG AAAACAATGTGGGATGGCCGCAGGGCGATTAT GGTCACGAAGACGGCGACACGTATGAAGCGCCTCCGTGTCAGCGTGCTGCTGTAAAAGTGCCCCAGAGGCAGTTGGCAGACAATGTTTATCTGG AAAGGTCAGTGGCCAAACCTGCTGTTCCACAGAGGCAGGCGCCACCTCCACCCACATCTGGCAGATTTGTG AAATCCCACCAACAAGCCGAGGATCCATTTAATGACCCCAACGGCAGGAAAC CACCTGCAATAGACAGAAATGAAAAGCCTGGGAAAAAGAGGCTGTTGCTTCCGCCGGTGCAGAgtctcccaccccctccagttGAGGAAG ATGTCTACTTGGACCCAAATGAAGAACAG GAGGAAGATGACGTGTATTTAGAGCCCACTGAGG CCTGCAGTCCTGCTCCTCACAGGCCAATGAGGACCACTCCATCTCCACAGACACACTTCGGGGCGCCTGCCGCACCCAT CAGGGTGAAGCCTCCGGTTCCCAGGGCAAAGTCT caTTCCACCCTGCCCTccttaaatgtggaaaaaacag CTGAAATGAGGCGCGCTACGTTGGCCGCCACCCTCCCTCCACCGCCAGCCCCCAGCGTGAGACCCCCTCCGCCTGTAAACATGGAGGCCAAAGTCagggaggagaggctggagag CTCTCCGATCCCTGTGGCAGACACGAGGACTGCGG TTTTACCTAGCGGTGTGAGAACAACCAAACAGTCTGGGACTGAG GGCAAAGAGTGGTTTGCTGGAGACTGCAACAGGAAGACGGCGGAAGCACTTTTATTGAGGGTCAAAAAG GACGGCGCTTTTCTCATTCGACACAGTTCAGCCCAGAGCAGCCGGCAGCCGTACACCCTGGCCGTGCTCTACGAGAACAAGGTCTACAACATTCCCATTCGCTTCCTGGAGGAGCTCCGAGGGTATGCCCtgggaaaagagggaaagacgAATGAAGAG ATTTTCTGCACGCTTGACGAGATGATTTCACACCACCAACAGAACCGGCTGCTTCTGATAAACAGCCAGAGTCAGGCCAAGCACACCACATTTTTAACCCATCCTGCCTGCCCATGA
- the LOC101077135 gene encoding B-cell linker protein isoform X3 — protein sequence MAMGFFGKLKGSGPPAPARRTENNVGWPQGDYGHEDGDTYEAPPCQRAAVKVPQRQLADNVYLERSVAKPAVPQRQAPPPPTSGRFVKSHQQAEDPFNDPNGRKPPAIDRNEKPGKKRLLLPPVQSLPPPPVEEDVYLDPNEEQEEDDVYLEPTEACSPAPHRPMRTTPSPQTHFGAPAAPIRVKPPVPRAKSHSTLPSLNVEKTAEMRRATLAATLPPPPAPSVRPPPPVNMEAKVREERLESSPIPVADTRTAVLPSGVRTTKQSGTEGKEWFAGDCNRKTAEALLLRVKKDGAFLIRHSSAQSSRQPYTLAVLYENKVYNIPIRFLEELRGYALGKEGKTNEEIFCTLDEMISHHQQNRLLLINSQSQAKHTTFLTHPACP from the exons ATGGCCATG GGATTCTTTGGAAAGCTGAAGGGCTC TGGACCTCCAGCACCAGCCAGAAGGACAG AAAACAATGTGGGATGGCCGCAGGGCGATTAT GGTCACGAAGACGGCGACACGTATGAAGCGCCTCCGTGTCAGCGTGCTGCTGTAAAAGTGCCCCAGAGGCAGTTGGCAGACAATGTTTATCTGG AAAGGTCAGTGGCCAAACCTGCTGTTCCACAGAGGCAGGCGCCACCTCCACCCACATCTGGCAGATTTGTG AAATCCCACCAACAAGCCGAGGATCCATTTAATGACCCCAACGGCAGGAAAC CACCTGCAATAGACAGAAATGAAAAGCCTGGGAAAAAGAGGCTGTTGCTTCCGCCGGTGCAGAgtctcccaccccctccagttGAGGAAG ATGTCTACTTGGACCCAAATGAAGAACAG GAGGAAGATGACGTGTATTTAGAGCCCACTGAGG CCTGCAGTCCTGCTCCTCACAGGCCAATGAGGACCACTCCATCTCCACAGACACACTTCGGGGCGCCTGCCGCACCCAT CAGGGTGAAGCCTCCGGTTCCCAGGGCAAAGTCT caTTCCACCCTGCCCTccttaaatgtggaaaaaacag CTGAAATGAGGCGCGCTACGTTGGCCGCCACCCTCCCTCCACCGCCAGCCCCCAGCGTGAGACCCCCTCCGCCTGTAAACATGGAGGCCAAAGTCagggaggagaggctggagag CTCTCCGATCCCTGTGGCAGACACGAGGACTGCGG TTTTACCTAGCGGTGTGAGAACAACCAAACAGTCTGGGACTGAG GGCAAAGAGTGGTTTGCTGGAGACTGCAACAGGAAGACGGCGGAAGCACTTTTATTGAGGGTCAAAAAG GACGGCGCTTTTCTCATTCGACACAGTTCAGCCCAGAGCAGCCGGCAGCCGTACACCCTGGCCGTGCTCTACGAGAACAAGGTCTACAACATTCCCATTCGCTTCCTGGAGGAGCTCCGAGGGTATGCCCtgggaaaagagggaaagacgAATGAAGAG ATTTTCTGCACGCTTGACGAGATGATTTCACACCACCAACAGAACCGGCTGCTTCTGATAAACAGCCAGAGTCAGGCCAAGCACACCACATTTTTAACCCATCCTGCCTGCCCATGA
- the LOC101077135 gene encoding SH2 domain-containing protein 6 isoform X4: MLLSSERSVAKPAVPQRQAPPPPTSGRFVKSHQQAEDPFNDPNGRKPPAIDRNEKPGKKRLLLPPVQSLPPPPVEEDVYLDPNEEQEEDDVYLEPTEACSPAPHRPMRTTPSPQTHFGAPAAPIRVKPPVPRAKSHSTLPSLNVEKTAEMRRATLAATLPPPPAPSVRPPPPVNMEAKVREERLESSPIPVADTRTAVLPSGVRTTKQSGTEGKEWFAGDCNRKTAEALLLRVKKDGAFLIRHSSAQSSRQPYTLAVLYENKVYNIPIRFLEELRGYALGKEGKTNEEIFCTLDEMISHHQQNRLLLINSQSQAKHTTFLTHPACP, from the exons ATGCTGCTTTCCTCAGAAAGGTCAGTGGCCAAACCTGCTGTTCCACAGAGGCAGGCGCCACCTCCACCCACATCTGGCAGATTTGTG AAATCCCACCAACAAGCCGAGGATCCATTTAATGACCCCAACGGCAGGAAAC CACCTGCAATAGACAGAAATGAAAAGCCTGGGAAAAAGAGGCTGTTGCTTCCGCCGGTGCAGAgtctcccaccccctccagttGAGGAAG ATGTCTACTTGGACCCAAATGAAGAACAG GAGGAAGATGACGTGTATTTAGAGCCCACTGAGG CCTGCAGTCCTGCTCCTCACAGGCCAATGAGGACCACTCCATCTCCACAGACACACTTCGGGGCGCCTGCCGCACCCAT CAGGGTGAAGCCTCCGGTTCCCAGGGCAAAGTCT caTTCCACCCTGCCCTccttaaatgtggaaaaaacag CTGAAATGAGGCGCGCTACGTTGGCCGCCACCCTCCCTCCACCGCCAGCCCCCAGCGTGAGACCCCCTCCGCCTGTAAACATGGAGGCCAAAGTCagggaggagaggctggagag CTCTCCGATCCCTGTGGCAGACACGAGGACTGCGG TTTTACCTAGCGGTGTGAGAACAACCAAACAGTCTGGGACTGAG GGCAAAGAGTGGTTTGCTGGAGACTGCAACAGGAAGACGGCGGAAGCACTTTTATTGAGGGTCAAAAAG GACGGCGCTTTTCTCATTCGACACAGTTCAGCCCAGAGCAGCCGGCAGCCGTACACCCTGGCCGTGCTCTACGAGAACAAGGTCTACAACATTCCCATTCGCTTCCTGGAGGAGCTCCGAGGGTATGCCCtgggaaaagagggaaagacgAATGAAGAG ATTTTCTGCACGCTTGACGAGATGATTTCACACCACCAACAGAACCGGCTGCTTCTGATAAACAGCCAGAGTCAGGCCAAGCACACCACATTTTTAACCCATCCTGCCTGCCCATGA
- the LOC101077135 gene encoding B-cell linker protein isoform X2 — protein sequence MAMGFFGKLKGSHSGPPAPARRTENNVGWPQGDYGHEDGDTYEAPPCQRAAVKVPQRQLADNVYLERSVAKPAVPQRQAPPPPTSGRFVKSHQQAEDPFNDPNGRKPPAIDRNEKPGKKRLLLPPVQSLPPPPVEEDVYLDPNEEQEEDDVYLEPTEACSPAPHRPMRTTPSPQTHFGAPAAPMVKPPVPRAKSHSTLPSLNVEKTAEMRRATLAATLPPPPAPSVRPPPPVNMEAKVREERLESSPIPVADTRTAVLPSGVRTTKQSGTEGKEWFAGDCNRKTAEALLLRVKKDGAFLIRHSSAQSSRQPYTLAVLYENKVYNIPIRFLEELRGYALGKEGKTNEEIFCTLDEMISHHQQNRLLLINSQSQAKHTTFLTHPACP from the exons ATGGCCATG GGATTCTTTGGAAAGCTGAAGGGCTC GCACAGTGGACCTCCAGCACCAGCCAGAAGGACAG AAAACAATGTGGGATGGCCGCAGGGCGATTAT GGTCACGAAGACGGCGACACGTATGAAGCGCCTCCGTGTCAGCGTGCTGCTGTAAAAGTGCCCCAGAGGCAGTTGGCAGACAATGTTTATCTGG AAAGGTCAGTGGCCAAACCTGCTGTTCCACAGAGGCAGGCGCCACCTCCACCCACATCTGGCAGATTTGTG AAATCCCACCAACAAGCCGAGGATCCATTTAATGACCCCAACGGCAGGAAAC CACCTGCAATAGACAGAAATGAAAAGCCTGGGAAAAAGAGGCTGTTGCTTCCGCCGGTGCAGAgtctcccaccccctccagttGAGGAAG ATGTCTACTTGGACCCAAATGAAGAACAG GAGGAAGATGACGTGTATTTAGAGCCCACTGAGG CCTGCAGTCCTGCTCCTCACAGGCCAATGAGGACCACTCCATCTCCACAGACACACTTCGGGGCGCCTGCCGCACCCAT GGTGAAGCCTCCGGTTCCCAGGGCAAAGTCT caTTCCACCCTGCCCTccttaaatgtggaaaaaacag CTGAAATGAGGCGCGCTACGTTGGCCGCCACCCTCCCTCCACCGCCAGCCCCCAGCGTGAGACCCCCTCCGCCTGTAAACATGGAGGCCAAAGTCagggaggagaggctggagag CTCTCCGATCCCTGTGGCAGACACGAGGACTGCGG TTTTACCTAGCGGTGTGAGAACAACCAAACAGTCTGGGACTGAG GGCAAAGAGTGGTTTGCTGGAGACTGCAACAGGAAGACGGCGGAAGCACTTTTATTGAGGGTCAAAAAG GACGGCGCTTTTCTCATTCGACACAGTTCAGCCCAGAGCAGCCGGCAGCCGTACACCCTGGCCGTGCTCTACGAGAACAAGGTCTACAACATTCCCATTCGCTTCCTGGAGGAGCTCCGAGGGTATGCCCtgggaaaagagggaaagacgAATGAAGAG ATTTTCTGCACGCTTGACGAGATGATTTCACACCACCAACAGAACCGGCTGCTTCTGATAAACAGCCAGAGTCAGGCCAAGCACACCACATTTTTAACCCATCCTGCCTGCCCATGA